A genomic segment from Streptomyces sp. NBC_01233 encodes:
- a CDS encoding SHOCT domain-containing protein yields the protein MRNSLLDLAEDYDYPLLNMFWTMMLIFLWVLWFMLLFRVIGDIFRDDDLSGWGKAGWTVFVILLPFLGVFVYLIARGRGMGERELNRAQQQEQAFRSYVRESAGPADQAEALSKLADLKNRGDITAAEYEQAKAKVLSS from the coding sequence ATGCGGAACTCGCTGCTCGACCTGGCAGAGGACTACGACTATCCCCTGCTGAACATGTTCTGGACCATGATGCTGATCTTCCTCTGGGTGCTCTGGTTCATGCTGCTCTTCCGCGTCATCGGCGACATCTTCCGTGACGACGATCTGAGCGGCTGGGGCAAGGCGGGGTGGACCGTCTTCGTCATCCTGCTGCCGTTCCTGGGCGTCTTCGTCTATCTGATCGCCCGAGGACGCGGGATGGGCGAACGCGAGCTCAACCGGGCCCAGCAGCAGGAACAGGCCTTCCGCTCCTACGTGCGCGAGAGTGCCGGGCCCGCCGACCAGGCCGAGGCACTGTCGAAGCTCGCCGACCTCAAGAACCGCGGCGACATCACGGCGGCCGAGTACGAACAGGCCAAGGCCAAGGTCCTCAGCTCCTGA